The Eubacterium sp. MSJ-33 genomic sequence GGATACCAATCGCCATCGTGATATAGTTGGAGCGGTTCTGCAGGATTGTACGAATCCGGAATCTTGTCAAAAACTTGAAGTCCGGAAGCTTTGTCACATGTTTTTTCTTACGTTTTGATAGATCATGCCGCAGGAAGTTAAGCGGTGACAATCCAAGCATTGATCGAAGCGCAAGGTAGTTGATCACTAACAGGATTGCAATCGGAATCATAGTCGTAAGCAGAAAGGCGTTTGCATTCCATACAATCTTGAATACAGGCAGAGAGTAGGAATGGTAATACAAGTCTTCCATGAATTTACGGAAACAAGTATAGCCGCCGATATTTCCGATCACTGCGGCCGCAAGGAATACGTACGTTGGCGCAGCCATGTAATGCCGGATGATTTCGCCTTTTGTATATCCGGATGCACGCAGGGTTCCGATTGCACCGGCTTCTGATTCGATCGTGCTGAAAGTCATAAGTGCGAAGATGAATGCAAGCAGTGCTATCATGATATAGAGCATCATGACCGTGCTGTTTGTATCGCCATCCATATCTTCCCTTGTAAATGAAATCGCTTTATTGTTCTGCCGCATCAAAAAATCGGTCAGATAATTTCCCTGTGGAGCGAGCTGTTCGGACAATGTATTCATTAGGTCTGTGCTTGCGTCATAAGAAGCCCGATCATCAAGACTTCTGTCCAAAAAACGATAAGCAAAGCTGTAGGTAAGCTTGCTTTCGGAGAATTCTTTGAAATAATCTGCAGTGACAAATCCCATGGTAAATGTCGTTGCGCTGAACATCGAATCAGAGTTTTTCTCGAACAGACAGCTATAATCCGGGACAGCAACTGTTCCGCAGATTGTTAAATCCTTTCCGCCAAAGGTGAGGGTGTCACCGATTTTGAGATTGTTGTTTTCTGCAAAGAGACGATCGATGGCAAGTTCTCCGTCCTTCTCCGGGGCGTGCCCTTCAAAGACCGAATATGTATTCAACGCCTCACGGTTTTCGTAAAGACGGATGGAATAATTGCTGTTGCCTTCAAAGGTATAATCAAAATTATAGAAGTACTGTTTGTAGATGGTTGCTTTTGCTGTGCCTGAATCTGCCTGGTCAGCGATTTTCTGCAGGTCAGCGACAGAGATTTCACTGTTTGTAGAGAAATGTCCATCCTCTAATTTATATGTCTCGATACCATCGTCGTAGGTGTGCATCATGCTCAGGGAAGTAACCAGCATACCACTGACGATTGCAATCATAAATGTTAGAAACAAAAAGATGGATATGTATTTTCCTTTTTCTTTCCTGATATCCCGAAGAATACGCTTGCGCAGTGGATTTTTGATTGTATTTTTCTTT encodes the following:
- a CDS encoding FtsX-like permease family protein, producing the protein MADKTTNNPKIEAETIPSKQHNASMNVSKKKNTIKNPLRKRILRDIRKEKGKYISIFLFLTFMIAIVSGMLVTSLSMMHTYDDGIETYKLEDGHFSTNSEISVADLQKIADQADSGTAKATIYKQYFYNFDYTFEGNSNYSIRLYENREALNTYSVFEGHAPEKDGELAIDRLFAENNNLKIGDTLTFGGKDLTICGTVAVPDYSCLFEKNSDSMFSATTFTMGFVTADYFKEFSESKLTYSFAYRFLDRSLDDRASYDASTDLMNTLSEQLAPQGNYLTDFLMRQNNKAISFTREDMDGDTNSTVMMLYIMIALLAFIFALMTFSTIESEAGAIGTLRASGYTKGEIIRHYMAAPTYVFLAAAVIGNIGGYTCFRKFMEDLYYHSYSLPVFKIVWNANAFLLTTMIPIAILLVINYLALRSMLGLSPLNFLRHDLSKRKKKHVTKLPDFKFLTRFRIRTILQNRSNYITMAIGILMANILFIFSASMLPILNDQTDNVLDHLIANYQYTLKAPVELDDSSAEKYCLTALADNDGKEVLVYGIADNSKYLTQVSMPAEKGDIIISKSFMKLNDYKVGDTIKITEKYGDKEYSFRIAGSFNYPAAFSVFMSIDNYNDTFGKDADYFTGYFSDKALDDLDDNFIYSTMGPSDYSKLSDQMNDSMGRMMPLMKYLSLIIFVIVIYLLSKIVLEKNAESISLTKILGYNNREIGKIYIISTAIAVLVSVAISLPLSTIILKTMIVYLFRTFDIWLENVHIGASIYVQVVIWDIVCYGLLSFLQYKKIQKIPMEEALKNRE